The genomic DNA CCTGTACATCTGACTACGTCGTATATGTCTATGATGCCATATGGTTCAGCAATATCAGAGTGAGGATTCCAATTATCATCTCCTTCTCGAGAGCCATAAACTGCTGTTATTCTAACAACATCATAAATGTCAACCTTCAGATCATGGTTAACGTCTCCAGGACTCCAGTATAAATTAATCAGAGGATAATAATCAACACCTTCACAAGGCAATTCAGTGTCCCCTATGCCGTCAGTACCTAGATCAGTACCATTATAGTTACTCCAGTAATTACCTTCGCAACCATTGTCCCAAGTGTTATTGAACGAGTCTACGAAGTAAACCTGATTTGTGTTGTTGATGAAGTTGTTATGGAAAATATAGCTATTTGAAGAAGAAACGACGAAGATACCATAGCCACTTTGTATTATATTGTTTTCGTAAATGATGTTTCCATGTGAATCACTTAAATGCAAACCTGTTGAACTTGAAATTATGATGTTGTCTCTAATAATATTGGAGCCACCCACATCATGAATTTCGATACCCCAAGTATTGTTAGCCAGCATATTTGAGGAAATTGTATTGGACCAAGCGGGCCATCCAGCCACTTGGATACCGAAACCATTCTCCAATATGACATTGCTAGTTATAGTGTTATTTTGACCGTTAGCAATCATCACTCCAAAGGTGCTGTGAACAAGAATGTTGTTAACAACGGTGGCGTTGCTGTAGTCCCATATGCAAACTGCTTCCCAGCGCCCATTTTGTACGGTAAAACCACTTATCAGAACATTATTCGCTGATACTCGTATAGAACTGTTGATCCCGCCACCATCAATAATGGTCTCAGTTTTGTCTTCTCCAATAAGTGAAACAGTCTTGTTTACAATCACGTTTTCAAAATATGTCCCTCTCTTTACATACACGGTGTCTCCTTCGTTCGCGTTGTTTATGGCTTCTTGTATTGTAGGATACTCGTCTGGAACTATTATTTCTGCGTCAACTATCTTGAAATATGTGATTAATCCCCATCCTTGCAAATCCTTTATGATGTAAGTTCTTGGATCTACATAATTTTCTCTTAATACATCATATTGACTCCAAGTAAGGCTTTCGTTCTCTCCTGGAGCTAACCACCATATCAAGAATGAATAGACTATGGGATAGACTGGTTCCTCGTCTGGGTAGGTGAATATTTGCCATGCTGGGTGTCCTCCAATTTCCACTGTCTGGTTGCCAATGTTTGTAAGCGTAATTGTGATGTTTTCTCCGAGCTTGTAGATATATTTGTCAGTTTCCAACAGTAATTCAGGCTTTGGCTTATCTACCATGAAGGAAATTTTCCCTGCTAGGTAATGTAATCCCTCTAAATAGTGGACGTAGGTTACGTACACTTCAAATTCGTACGCGCCCTCTGGCAATTGCCCTAAATTGTAGGTATTTCTGTCATCGTGAACAACCATTAAAACATATTCGTCTGGCGCTGGCACATAAATAGACACATCAATGGAGAAAGTGTTGTCAACTTGAATCAATGAACCAAACTCCTCTACGGCAGGAGGCATAGTTGAAAAGGGAAAACTTACTGTTACATTGATATTGTCAATAGTAAATGGGCTTTCCGGAGACAATATAACCTCAGGAAAGTGCATTCCCGCTTTAACCGGTCGAATGCAAACTGCCAATGTTAACATGCTAATCAAAAGCAACGCCAGCAACGATGCTGAAACTATTTCCTTCACGTTTTCTCCCAAATGCAATATGTCTTAGAAACTATTATCTTTTTTGGAATGCCACTCAGAAGAGACTTAGACCTGAAGAAAGCAACTCTCCCCGATCTCTCCTCAGAAAATTATATTGAAAGAAGCCTCTCAAGAAGCCCAATAATTGTAAATTAGGCGTCGTTCATATTTGGCATCTATAA from Candidatus Bathyarchaeota archaeon includes the following:
- a CDS encoding pectinesterase family protein, whose product is MKEIVSASLLALLLISMLTLAVCIRPVKAGMHFPEVILSPESPFTIDNINVTVSFPFSTMPPAVEEFGSLIQVDNTFSIDVSIYVPAPDEYVLMVVHDDRNTYNLGQLPEGAYEFEVYVTYVHYLEGLHYLAGKISFMVDKPKPELLLETDKYIYKLGENITITLTNIGNQTVEIGGHPAWQIFTYPDEEPVYPIVYSFLIWWLAPGENESLTWSQYDVLRENYVDPRTYIIKDLQGWGLITYFKIVDAEIIVPDEYPTIQEAINNANEGDTVYVKRGTYFENVIVNKTVSLIGEDKTETIIDGGGINSSIRVSANNVLISGFTVQNGRWEAVCIWDYSNATVVNNILVHSTFGVMIANGQNNTITSNVILENGFGIQVAGWPAWSNTISSNMLANNTWGIEIHDVGGSNIIRDNIIISSSTGLHLSDSHGNIIYENNIIQSGYGIFVVSSSNSYIFHNNFINNTNQVYFVDSFNNTWDNGCEGNYWSNYNGTDLGTDGIGDTELPCEGVDYYPLINLYWSPGDVNHDLKVDIYDVVRITAVYGSREGDDNWNPHSDIAEPYGIIDIYDVVRCTG